The following proteins come from a genomic window of Diadema setosum chromosome 20, eeDiaSeto1, whole genome shotgun sequence:
- the LOC140243501 gene encoding GH3 domain-containing protein-like, with protein MRRIWPDMAIVVGIDNTKIWPTLEAKYAPGIPLLPFVYGSSEAILGQAVWFSKKQRGYYPINTELIYEFIELADTDKDQPKTYLLDELEVGKQYEVVITQLSGLYRYRMGDIIRVVAFDGKTPILEVLYRLGTMLNVRYEKLTEVVVRESVYAAVARWPGLTLCDFAVAESPLIPETSPAFEPDEVMPFYLIFLEVKQENGQGKITLTEEQKSMIDTELRRRNSDYERLRTDDGICHPRIHLVKPDTFDELKIYVLANTGATANQYKTPRKLRLYGMAELLLNHTQD; from the exons ATGAGGAGAATTTGGCCCGACATGGCCATAGTTGTCGGCATCGATAATACTAAGATCTGGCCAACGTTGGAGGCAAAGTATGCACCAG GGATTCCTTTGCTTCCATTTGTGTACGGATCGTCCGAGGCCATTTTGGGTCAGGCTGTCTGGTTCTCCAAGAAACAAAGAGGCTATTACCCTATTAACACCGAACTCATCTACGAATTCATCGAGCTAGCAGATAC GGATAAAGACCAACCCAAGACATACCTACTCGACGAGCTGGAAGTCGGAAAGCAGTACGAGGTGGTCATCACCCAACTCAGCGGGCTCTACCGATATCGGATGGGCGACATCATTCGCGTGGTCGCTTTCGATGGCAAAACTCCTATTTTGGAGGTCCTGTACAG GTTAGGAACGATGCTGAATGTGAGATACGAGAAGTTGACCGAGGTAGTCGTAAGAGAAAGTGTCTACGCAGCAGTGGCTCGCTGGCCCGGCCTGACCCTCTGCGATTTTGCTGTTGCGGAGAGCCCCCTCATCCCCGAGACAAGCCCTG CGTTCGAGCCTGATGAGGTCATGCCGTTCTACCTTATCTTCCTCGAGGTGAAACAAGAAAACGGGCAAGGAAAAATCACACTCACCGAGGAGCAAAAATCTATG ATCGACACTGAATTGCGTCGCCGAAATAGCGATTATGAGAGACTTCGCACAGACGACGGGATATGTCACCCTAGAATTCATCTCGTGAAACCCGACACTTTCGACGAACTCAAGATCTATGTTCTAGCGAACACAGGGGCGACTGCCAACCAGTACAAAACGCCGAGAAAGCTCAGGCTCTACGGAATGGCCGAACTTCTGCTGAATCATACTCAAGATTAG